One segment of Clostridium ljungdahlii DSM 13528 DNA contains the following:
- a CDS encoding MurR/RpiR family transcriptional regulator, whose translation MDNIEAGDCLARIRAIYSNLKTAEKKAAHYILENPESIIHFSITEFAYVSKVSETTIFRLCNKLGYTGYQDLKINLASTIVKPVENIFEGIKENDDMYIIMQKVMSSSIHSIQKAISMNESTEMEKAVKLILNAKKLMFFGMGGSWIVALDAYHEFIRTGIPCVCNSDSHWQVMYAAMAERNDVIFAFSTSGSNKDLIDSIKVGKKNGAKIISITSNQKSPLQKISDILLTSYGKESMVRSEAMESRITSLVLINSLFVSVALKRLDITLNNLDKIRAGIAVKRY comes from the coding sequence ATGGATAATATAGAAGCTGGTGATTGTTTAGCAAGAATTAGAGCAATCTATAGTAATTTAAAAACTGCGGAAAAAAAAGCGGCTCACTATATTCTAGAAAATCCTGAAAGTATTATCCATTTTTCTATTACCGAGTTTGCTTATGTAAGTAAGGTAAGTGAAACAACAATCTTCAGGCTTTGCAACAAGTTGGGCTATACAGGCTATCAGGATCTTAAAATTAACCTAGCTAGTACAATAGTCAAGCCAGTTGAAAATATCTTTGAGGGTATTAAAGAAAATGACGATATGTATATAATAATGCAAAAGGTCATGAGTTCAAGTATACATAGTATTCAAAAAGCCATAAGCATGAATGAAAGTACGGAAATGGAAAAAGCGGTAAAGTTAATATTAAATGCAAAAAAGCTAATGTTTTTTGGAATGGGAGGTTCTTGGATAGTTGCTCTGGATGCATATCATGAGTTTATAAGAACAGGTATACCTTGTGTTTGCAATTCTGATTCTCATTGGCAAGTTATGTATGCTGCTATGGCTGAAAGAAATGATGTAATATTTGCCTTTTCTACTTCAGGAAGCAATAAAGACTTAATCGATTCTATAAAAGTAGGAAAGAAAAATGGTGCTAAAATCATTTCTATAACAAGCAACCAAAAATCTCCTCTTCAGAAGATTTCGGATATATTATTAACATCATATGGCAAAGAATCAATGGTAAGAAGTGAAGCTATGGAATCAAGAATTACATCATTAGTATTAATTAATAGTCTATTTGTGAGTGTTGCTTTAAAAAGACTGGATATAACCTTAAATAATCTTGACAAAATAAGAGCTGGCATAGCAGTAAAGAGATATTAA
- the gnd gene encoding phosphogluconate dehydrogenase (NAD(+)-dependent, decarboxylating): protein MDVGLIGLGKMGYNLALNMKEHGHDVTAYDCNEQNVKEAEKDGLTGAYSVEELVSKLKGRKVVWLMVPAGKPVDTLIDDLLPLLNKHDIIIDGGNSHYKDTLRRYEKIKLKGIDFVDVGTSGGIEGARYGACTMIGAQDEVFEYIEPLIKDISVENGYLHTGENGSGHFVKMVHNGIEYGMLEAIGEGFEVLEKSQFNFDFKEIARVWNYGSVIRGWLMQLMEDAFKNDPKLSSIKGIIHSNGEGLWTVQEALELKVSAPVITESLFTRFRSEEDDTFTGKVIAALRNEFGGHDVEKE, encoded by the coding sequence ATGGATGTTGGATTGATTGGACTTGGAAAGATGGGGTATAATCTTGCATTAAATATGAAGGAGCATGGGCATGATGTTACTGCATATGATTGTAATGAACAAAATGTCAAAGAAGCTGAAAAGGATGGATTAACTGGTGCATATAGTGTTGAAGAATTGGTTTCCAAGCTTAAAGGAAGAAAAGTTGTTTGGCTTATGGTACCCGCAGGAAAACCAGTGGATACTTTAATAGATGATCTTTTGCCTCTCCTTAATAAACATGACATAATAATTGATGGAGGTAACTCTCATTATAAAGATACCTTGAGAAGATATGAAAAGATTAAGTTAAAAGGAATAGATTTTGTAGATGTTGGAACAAGTGGAGGTATTGAAGGCGCAAGGTATGGTGCATGTACAATGATAGGTGCACAAGATGAGGTTTTTGAGTATATTGAGCCGTTAATCAAAGATATAAGTGTAGAAAATGGCTATTTGCATACAGGTGAAAATGGATCGGGACATTTTGTAAAAATGGTTCATAATGGGATAGAATATGGAATGCTTGAAGCAATTGGAGAGGGATTTGAAGTTCTTGAAAAAAGTCAGTTCAACTTTGATTTTAAAGAGATAGCTCGAGTATGGAATTATGGATCAGTTATTCGCGGTTGGCTTATGCAGTTAATGGAAGATGCATTCAAAAATGATCCGAAACTTAGTTCAATAAAAGGAATAATTCATTCTAATGGTGAGGGACTGTGGACAGTACAGGAGGCATTGGAGCTCAAGGTTTCTGCACCGGTTATAACTGAGTCCTTATTCACAAGATTTCGTTCAGAAGAAGATGATACATTTACAGGTAAAGTAATAGCTGCACTGAGAAATGAATTTGGTGGACATGATGTAGAAAAAGAATAG
- a CDS encoding FGGY-family carbohydrate kinase — translation MPCLVGIDVGTTNCKAVAYDIDGSIKAIAKHKTVTYYLEDNWTEFDPGQLWESVQTILKDLSNQLKGESIDGIAIASMGAAGVLLDENDNWIHRSITWFDTRTKQIADWWRKTLGDEKVYSITGFVPNPMAGITKIQWIKNKMPEKFNKVKHWLSMQDYIAYRLTGKAGVDYSIACRTMAMDLKNKCWSKEILNHANIPVDICSNLKRSGELVGRVSNKSSLLTGIKEGTPVYAGGMDYVCGAFASGLCESGEVLSAVGTSEQILMVTDEPANDIKNIKTNFTCVNYVVNDKYYIGGQVISSGVILDWFCNEIGKKNVSELVSEAEKSPIGAHGVMMLPHFRGKYVPGADPLSKGAFLGLTTSHTRGDVVRAILEGLCYESTVIIENLQEVTNKEISCVHVVGGAVNSPFWMQLKADILGKTIICLDVPEEVTLGAAMIAGIGSGVYSSPSDAIQKTRKNETVYKPDAECHEKYHMLMNEIYKHIYPALKETNYRINRISEILNKECLMKDA, via the coding sequence ATGCCTTGTTTAGTGGGAATAGATGTTGGAACGACAAATTGTAAGGCAGTAGCTTATGATATAGATGGGTCTATAAAAGCTATTGCAAAGCATAAAACGGTTACTTATTATTTGGAAGATAATTGGACTGAATTTGATCCTGGACAATTATGGGAGTCAGTTCAAACGATATTAAAGGACCTTTCTAACCAATTAAAAGGTGAAAGTATTGATGGGATTGCAATTGCTAGTATGGGGGCTGCTGGTGTACTTTTAGATGAAAACGATAACTGGATTCATCGTTCAATAACCTGGTTTGATACACGAACTAAACAAATAGCTGATTGGTGGAGAAAAACACTTGGGGATGAGAAAGTATATTCTATTACGGGTTTTGTTCCAAATCCTATGGCTGGAATAACTAAAATACAGTGGATTAAAAATAAAATGCCTGAAAAATTTAATAAGGTAAAACACTGGTTGTCTATGCAGGATTATATTGCATATCGACTTACAGGAAAAGCTGGAGTAGATTATTCAATAGCTTGTCGTACAATGGCAATGGATTTAAAAAATAAATGTTGGTCAAAGGAAATTCTTAATCATGCTAACATTCCTGTTGATATATGTTCAAATTTAAAGAGATCTGGGGAATTAGTAGGAAGAGTAAGCAATAAATCATCTTTACTGACAGGGATTAAAGAAGGAACTCCTGTATATGCAGGAGGAATGGATTATGTATGTGGCGCATTTGCTTCTGGCTTATGCGAAAGTGGTGAAGTACTGAGTGCAGTTGGAACAAGTGAGCAAATCCTGATGGTAACCGATGAGCCTGCTAATGATATAAAGAATATTAAAACAAATTTTACATGTGTCAATTATGTAGTAAATGATAAATATTATATTGGAGGACAAGTTATTTCATCAGGTGTAATTTTAGACTGGTTCTGTAATGAAATAGGTAAAAAGAACGTTTCAGAGTTGGTTTCTGAAGCTGAAAAATCACCTATAGGTGCACATGGAGTTATGATGCTTCCACATTTTCGTGGAAAGTATGTACCAGGGGCAGATCCACTTTCTAAAGGCGCATTTCTTGGATTAACCACATCACATACACGCGGTGATGTAGTGAGAGCTATTTTGGAAGGACTTTGTTATGAATCTACTGTTATAATAGAAAATTTGCAAGAAGTAACTAATAAAGAAATAAGTTGTGTGCACGTAGTAGGAGGTGCTGTAAATTCACCTTTCTGGATGCAGCTAAAAGCTGATATATTAGGTAAAACTATTATTTGTCTAGATGTACCAGAAGAAGTTACACTAGGTGCAGCTATGATTGCTGGTATAGGTAGTGGAGTGTATAGTAGCCCATCTGATGCAATACAGAAAACCCGTAAAAATGAGACAGTATATAAACCAGATGCGGAATGCCATGAAAAATATCATATGCTTATGAATGAAATTTATAAGCACATTTATCCTGCTTTAAAGGAAACAAATTATAGAATAAATCGTATTTCAGAAATACTTAATAAAGAATGCTTAATGAAAGATGCTTAA
- a CDS encoding gluconate:H+ symporter encodes MPLLIVALGILLLLILMMKFKVNAIISLIVVSIAVGIMEGMPLPTVATSIEKGVGSTLGSLALLLGFGAILGKLMTDCGGAQRIAMTLINKFGKKRIQAAVVLTGFIVGLAMFYEVGFVLLIPLVFTVALEADLPVLYVGIPMAIALSVTHGFLPPHPGPTAIASVYKADLGKTLIYGIIVAIPTVIIAGPLFTKFIKCDKKVSDLPKGLFTAKIFKEEDMPGFGISVFTALTPVIFMALNAIVKLTSLKDTVFAKFTGFIGEPTIALLLSVLIAIYTFGLARGRKITDIMKTSEESVKTIAVIMFVIAGGGAFKQILIDSGVAGYIKVLMSGSTISPILMAWLIAVVIRLAVGSATVAGMTAAGMVLPIITATHASPELMVLATGAGSLFCSHLNDAGFWMVKEYFGLTVPETLKTWSVAETILSVCGLIGVLLLNMVVG; translated from the coding sequence ATGCCTTTATTAATAGTTGCCTTAGGAATATTATTATTGCTAATTCTTATGATGAAATTTAAAGTAAATGCAATCATTTCATTGATAGTTGTTTCAATTGCTGTTGGTATAATGGAAGGAATGCCTTTACCAACGGTAGCTACTTCAATTGAGAAGGGAGTTGGATCTACATTAGGTAGTCTTGCATTATTACTGGGATTTGGTGCTATACTTGGAAAACTCATGACTGATTGTGGTGGAGCACAAAGAATAGCAATGACACTTATAAATAAGTTTGGCAAGAAAAGAATACAAGCTGCTGTTGTATTAACTGGTTTTATAGTTGGTCTTGCAATGTTTTATGAAGTTGGTTTCGTTTTGCTGATACCATTGGTATTTACTGTAGCATTAGAAGCTGATCTTCCTGTTCTTTATGTAGGAATTCCTATGGCAATAGCACTTTCTGTTACTCATGGATTTTTACCGCCGCATCCTGGACCAACAGCTATAGCTAGTGTTTACAAGGCAGATCTGGGTAAGACTCTTATATATGGTATTATTGTGGCAATACCAACAGTAATAATTGCCGGTCCTCTTTTTACGAAGTTTATAAAATGTGATAAAAAAGTAAGCGATTTGCCAAAAGGTTTGTTTACTGCAAAGATATTTAAAGAAGAGGACATGCCTGGTTTTGGAATAAGTGTATTTACAGCTTTAACTCCAGTAATTTTCATGGCATTGAATGCTATTGTAAAGCTTACTTCACTTAAAGATACTGTTTTTGCTAAATTTACTGGTTTTATTGGAGAACCAACAATTGCACTTTTATTGTCAGTATTAATTGCAATATATACTTTTGGTTTAGCTAGGGGCAGGAAGATAACTGATATTATGAAAACTTCCGAGGAATCAGTAAAGACTATAGCTGTAATAATGTTTGTAATAGCAGGTGGTGGAGCATTTAAACAGATACTAATAGATAGTGGTGTAGCTGGTTATATAAAGGTTTTAATGAGTGGAAGTACTATTTCACCAATACTTATGGCATGGCTCATAGCTGTTGTAATAAGGCTTGCAGTAGGATCAGCTACGGTTGCTGGAATGACTGCAGCAGGAATGGTATTACCGATTATAACAGCAACACATGCAAGCCCTGAACTTATGGTTCTTGCAACTGGAGCAGGAAGCTTGTTTTGCTCACACTTGAATGATGCTGGATTCTGGATGGTTAAGGAATACTTTGGGTTAACGGTTCCTGAGACTTTGAAAACGTGGTCAGTAGCGGAAACAATCCTTTCGGTTTGTGGTTTGATAGGTGTTTTACTATTAAATATGGTTGTCGGATAA
- a CDS encoding 2-hydroxyacid dehydrogenase codes for MKFLVVGDPMLSSKTLSGAVHDIFGSDTEVKEVDWKPASDDEFWYLRSQVEKLGPSAGKPPKELDEAVKDVDVIITHHTPISEKLINASNASYIGVCRGGVENVDVKAAKAKGIKVMRTMGRNAQAVSDFTIALMLAQLRNIAKGHEALIKGEWKKKYANSSFMGDMADKTIGLVGFGYIGKLVAQKLSGFDVSIVVYDPFVKEDVLEKYNVKAVSLEELCKQSDIISVHARLSEETKGLIGEKELSLMKSTAYLINTARAGLIDEAALIDALQQHKIGGAALDVFWTEPLQKDHPLHKLENVTITPHLAGATNDTFNKTPYLLLREFKKYLETHEESSWLVK; via the coding sequence ATGAAATTTTTAGTTGTAGGAGATCCTATGTTATCTTCAAAAACATTGAGTGGTGCTGTACACGATATTTTTGGCAGTGATACAGAGGTAAAGGAAGTAGATTGGAAGCCAGCAAGCGACGATGAGTTCTGGTATTTGAGAAGCCAAGTAGAAAAACTTGGACCAAGTGCAGGAAAACCGCCTAAGGAATTAGACGAAGCAGTTAAGGATGTAGATGTAATTATTACTCATCATACACCTATAAGTGAAAAATTGATAAATGCAAGTAATGCATCTTATATAGGTGTTTGCAGGGGCGGAGTTGAAAACGTAGATGTTAAAGCAGCAAAGGCAAAGGGTATCAAGGTAATGAGAACTATGGGACGTAATGCACAAGCTGTTTCTGATTTTACTATAGCTCTTATGTTGGCACAACTTCGTAATATAGCAAAAGGCCATGAAGCACTTATTAAAGGAGAATGGAAGAAGAAATATGCTAATTCAAGTTTTATGGGCGATATGGCCGATAAGACAATAGGATTAGTTGGATTTGGTTATATTGGAAAACTAGTTGCCCAAAAATTATCGGGATTTGATGTGAGTATCGTTGTTTACGATCCTTTTGTAAAAGAAGATGTATTAGAAAAATATAATGTAAAAGCAGTTTCATTGGAAGAGTTATGCAAGCAATCAGATATAATTAGTGTTCATGCAAGACTTAGCGAGGAAACTAAAGGACTTATTGGTGAAAAGGAACTTTCATTAATGAAATCTACTGCATATTTAATTAATACAGCCCGAGCAGGTTTAATTGATGAGGCTGCATTAATTGATGCATTGCAGCAGCATAAGATTGGTGGAGCAGCACTTGATGTATTTTGGACTGAACCATTACAAAAAGACCATCCATTACACAAATTGGAGAATGTAACAATTACACCACACCTTGCTGGTGCAACAAATGATACTTTTAACAAGACTCCATACTTGTTATTAAGAGAATTTAAAAAATATTTAGAAACCCATGAAGAATCAAGCTGGTTGGTTAAATAA
- a CDS encoding zinc-dependent dehydrogenase: MKAAIYKGIGKIELEEIAKPKVEKGTVLIKVKACAICGGDLRTFNFGHKSIKPPIVLGHEIAGEIVETASDIEKYKVGDRVIVAPAIGCGSCSYCLSGWQNMCYHRTTIAHHYNGGFEEYMLIPAAAIKAGNINYIPDEVTYLEASLAEPLACVLNAQEVINVGLGDTVAVIGAGPIGCMHAEVARAKGAGKVFLINRSEGRLQATKKFGFDEYICSGKEDAVKAVMDLTNGLGANIVIVTAGSPEAEIMGLNMASKMGKVCFFAGLPKDQPTVNLDSNLLHYRQITVFGTFSSAPRHNALALEMIRSGKVSAKDILTHVVTLDKIIDGMKLVKNREALRVSVAPCIDEINDEFNKLPGVKIVK, from the coding sequence ATGAAAGCAGCTATATATAAAGGAATTGGGAAAATAGAACTTGAGGAAATAGCAAAACCTAAGGTTGAAAAGGGAACAGTATTAATTAAAGTTAAAGCATGTGCAATTTGTGGTGGAGATTTAAGAACTTTTAATTTTGGACATAAATCTATAAAACCACCTATTGTTTTGGGACATGAAATTGCAGGAGAAATTGTTGAAACTGCATCTGATATAGAAAAATATAAGGTTGGTGATCGTGTAATTGTTGCACCAGCTATAGGATGTGGATCATGTTCGTATTGTTTATCAGGATGGCAGAATATGTGTTATCATCGTACTACTATTGCCCATCATTATAATGGAGGCTTTGAAGAATATATGCTTATACCTGCAGCTGCAATCAAAGCAGGCAATATTAATTATATTCCAGATGAAGTAACATATTTGGAAGCATCTCTTGCAGAACCACTGGCATGTGTTTTAAATGCACAGGAAGTTATAAACGTTGGATTAGGAGATACAGTAGCTGTAATAGGTGCTGGCCCAATAGGATGTATGCATGCAGAAGTTGCCAGGGCAAAAGGAGCAGGTAAAGTTTTCTTAATAAATCGTAGTGAAGGCCGTTTGCAAGCAACAAAAAAATTTGGCTTTGATGAATATATATGTTCAGGAAAAGAAGATGCAGTGAAAGCTGTTATGGATTTAACGAATGGACTTGGGGCTAATATAGTAATTGTTACTGCCGGCTCACCTGAAGCTGAAATAATGGGACTTAATATGGCAAGTAAAATGGGTAAAGTTTGTTTCTTTGCAGGATTGCCTAAAGATCAGCCAACAGTTAATCTGGATTCCAATCTTTTGCATTATAGACAGATTACTGTTTTTGGAACATTTTCTTCGGCACCGCGTCATAATGCACTTGCATTAGAAATGATACGCAGTGGAAAAGTTTCTGCTAAGGATATATTAACTCATGTTGTAACACTTGATAAAATAATTGATGGTATGAAATTAGTAAAGAATAGAGAAGCATTACGTGTTAGTGTAGCGCCTTGTATAGATGAAATAAATGATGAATTTAATAAACTCCCAGGTGTAAAGATTGTTAAGTAG
- a CDS encoding phosphoribosylformylglycinamidine synthase, which produces MSIKRLFVEKKKGFDIEAQGLMKDIRESLNIHDLENIRVINRYDIENIDDSEYERSKYIIFSEKTVDEIYEEELQAETNAKIFAVEYLPGQYDQRADSASQCIQILTQSEKTQVKSSKVYLLYGNISKEQFMKIKNYCINPVDSREASLEKIDHLSEKLDAPSSVKVLDGFIEKSDDDLKKILNSLGLAMSLEDLIFCKNYFKEEKRNPTITEIKVIDTYWSDHCRHTTFTTELSKVSIEDGKFSKPIKKSYENYLNLRDEIYGENKKTECLMDLAIIGMKKLRKDGKLNDLDESDEINACSVVVDADINGKTEKWLVMFKNETHNHPTEIEPFGGAATCLGGAIRDPLSGRSYVYQAMRVTGSGDPRTKIEDTIKGRLPQKKITLGAASGYSSYGNQIGLATGMVSEIYDEGYRAKRMEIGAVIGAAPFENVKREEPKSSDVVILLGGRTGRDGCGGATGSSKKHTETSLITSGAEVQKGNPVTERKIQRLFRKSKVSKMIKRCNDFGAGGVSVAIGELTSGLKINLDLVPKKYEGLDGTELAISESQERMAVVVSKKDEKKFIEYASEENLEATTVAEVTDDEKLKMYWKGKLILDLSRKFLDTNGVRATTEVVVKAPEESGYFESSKKYKNMNDGEILNKWIETLKDLNVCSQKGLAERFDSTIGASTVFMPFGGKYQDTPIEAMAAKLPVLDGKTNTATLMSFGYNPDIAKWSPFHGALYAVVESVAKIAVSGGDVNSIKLTFQEYFERLGKEPIRWGKPLSALLGALHAQRGFEIAAIGGKDSMSGSFKDMDVPPTLVSFAAALGEADKLESPEFKGYRNNVILLKASKDEFELPYFEELKKMYSVVSSMIRKGEILAASTVKTGGICEAVSKMSFGNRIGMKFTEPMKGEEIFAPDYGSIVVEMDPSVDFEKSFKGLSYKILGVTQKEKNISVNGIKMNILDMIEYWGKTLESVFPTHTEVEDKKIKFERFESNHKSFPVVKASVPKVIIPVFPGTNCEYDLGKAFKNAGAEVDTVVIKNLTGNQIEESVDRIVSGINSSQIIMLPGGFSAGDEPDGSGKFIATFFRNPKIAEAVMELLNKRDGLILGICNGFQALIKLGLLPFGEIRDIDESCPTLTYNKIGRHVSCMVNTRIVSNLSPWFSNVSVGDVHSIPVSHGEGRFIASDSVIKNLKDKGQIATQYVDFQGNPSYDIKFNPNGSCFAVEGITSPDGRILGKMGHSERIGKSVTKNVPGVKDQKLFEAGVNYFKL; this is translated from the coding sequence ATGAGTATTAAAAGACTATTTGTAGAGAAGAAAAAAGGATTTGACATAGAAGCTCAAGGCCTTATGAAAGATATTAGAGAAAGCCTTAATATTCATGATTTAGAAAATATAAGAGTAATAAATCGTTATGATATAGAAAATATTGATGATAGTGAATATGAAAGATCAAAGTATATAATATTTTCAGAAAAAACTGTAGATGAAATATATGAAGAAGAATTACAAGCTGAAACGAATGCTAAAATTTTTGCCGTAGAATATCTTCCAGGTCAGTATGACCAAAGAGCTGACTCTGCATCTCAATGTATTCAAATATTAACCCAGAGTGAGAAAACTCAGGTTAAATCTTCAAAAGTGTACTTACTTTATGGAAACATATCTAAAGAACAATTTATGAAAATAAAAAATTATTGTATAAATCCAGTAGATTCCAGAGAAGCTTCTTTGGAAAAAATAGATCATTTAAGTGAAAAATTAGATGCACCTTCTTCTGTAAAAGTTTTGGATGGATTCATAGAAAAAAGTGATGATGATTTAAAGAAAATTTTAAATTCACTTGGTCTTGCTATGAGTTTGGAAGATTTAATTTTTTGCAAAAATTATTTCAAAGAAGAAAAGAGAAATCCTACTATAACTGAAATTAAAGTTATAGACACATATTGGTCAGATCACTGCAGACATACAACTTTTACTACTGAATTAAGTAAAGTATCCATAGAAGACGGAAAGTTTTCCAAACCTATAAAGAAATCCTATGAAAATTACTTAAATTTAAGAGATGAGATATATGGGGAAAACAAAAAAACTGAATGTCTTATGGATCTGGCTATTATTGGAATGAAAAAGCTCAGAAAAGATGGTAAATTAAATGATCTAGACGAATCAGATGAAATAAATGCCTGCAGCGTAGTTGTAGACGCTGATATAAATGGAAAAACTGAAAAATGGCTCGTAATGTTTAAAAATGAAACTCATAATCATCCTACAGAGATAGAACCTTTTGGAGGAGCGGCAACTTGTCTTGGAGGAGCGATTCGAGATCCCCTTTCTGGAAGATCCTATGTGTATCAAGCTATGAGAGTTACCGGAAGTGGTGATCCTAGAACTAAAATAGAAGATACCATAAAAGGAAGGCTTCCTCAGAAAAAAATAACTTTAGGAGCAGCTTCAGGATATAGTTCTTATGGGAATCAAATAGGTCTTGCAACAGGTATGGTTTCTGAAATATATGATGAAGGGTATAGGGCAAAGAGAATGGAAATAGGTGCTGTAATAGGTGCAGCTCCGTTTGAAAATGTAAAAAGGGAAGAGCCAAAATCTTCTGATGTGGTAATACTGTTAGGAGGAAGAACTGGAAGAGACGGATGTGGAGGAGCAACTGGATCTTCTAAGAAGCATACAGAAACATCACTTATTACCTCAGGAGCTGAAGTGCAAAAAGGTAACCCTGTTACAGAAAGAAAAATTCAAAGACTTTTTAGAAAATCAAAAGTAAGCAAGATGATAAAAAGATGTAATGATTTTGGTGCAGGTGGAGTTTCTGTAGCTATAGGAGAACTTACAAGCGGACTTAAAATAAATCTAGATTTAGTTCCTAAAAAATATGAAGGATTGGATGGAACAGAACTTGCAATATCGGAGTCTCAAGAACGTATGGCTGTAGTTGTATCAAAGAAAGATGAAAAGAAATTTATAGAATATGCATCAGAAGAAAATCTTGAAGCTACTACAGTAGCAGAAGTTACAGATGACGAGAAACTTAAAATGTATTGGAAGGGAAAACTTATTTTAGATTTAAGCAGAAAATTCTTAGATACTAATGGGGTTAGAGCAACTACAGAAGTTGTTGTAAAGGCACCGGAGGAAAGTGGTTATTTTGAGAGCAGCAAGAAGTACAAGAATATGAATGACGGCGAGATTTTAAATAAGTGGATTGAAACACTAAAAGATTTAAATGTATGTAGCCAAAAAGGACTTGCAGAGAGATTTGATAGTACTATAGGTGCTTCTACTGTATTTATGCCTTTTGGAGGAAAGTATCAAGATACACCAATAGAAGCTATGGCCGCAAAATTGCCGGTATTAGATGGTAAAACAAATACTGCTACTTTAATGAGTTTTGGATATAATCCGGATATAGCTAAGTGGAGTCCATTCCATGGAGCTTTGTATGCGGTAGTTGAATCTGTAGCTAAAATTGCAGTTTCGGGTGGAGATGTTAACAGTATAAAGCTAACGTTTCAGGAGTACTTTGAAAGACTAGGTAAAGAACCTATTAGATGGGGAAAGCCACTTTCTGCCCTTTTAGGAGCATTACATGCTCAGCGAGGTTTTGAAATAGCAGCGATAGGTGGCAAAGACAGTATGTCTGGAAGTTTTAAAGATATGGATGTACCACCTACTTTAGTATCTTTTGCTGCAGCACTTGGGGAGGCAGATAAACTTGAGTCTCCTGAATTTAAAGGATACAGAAATAATGTAATACTTTTGAAAGCCTCTAAAGATGAATTTGAGTTACCATATTTTGAAGAACTTAAAAAAATGTATAGTGTTGTAAGTTCTATGATAAGAAAAGGCGAAATATTAGCAGCTTCTACTGTTAAAACAGGAGGAATATGTGAGGCTGTAAGTAAAATGAGTTTTGGAAATAGGATAGGAATGAAATTTACAGAACCTATGAAAGGTGAAGAAATTTTTGCACCAGATTATGGTTCCATAGTTGTAGAAATGGATCCATCTGTAGACTTTGAAAAGAGCTTTAAAGGTCTTTCTTATAAGATTCTTGGTGTTACCCAAAAGGAAAAAAATATTAGTGTAAACGGAATTAAAATGAATATTTTAGATATGATAGAATATTGGGGAAAAACTTTGGAAAGTGTATTCCCTACACATACTGAAGTTGAAGATAAAAAGATAAAGTTTGAGCGTTTTGAAAGCAACCATAAAAGTTTTCCAGTTGTAAAAGCTTCTGTACCTAAAGTTATTATACCTGTATTTCCTGGAACTAATTGTGAGTATGATTTGGGAAAGGCTTTTAAAAATGCAGGAGCAGAAGTTGATACTGTTGTAATTAAAAACTTAACTGGAAATCAGATAGAAGAATCAGTAGATCGAATAGTGAGCGGAATAAATTCATCTCAGATTATAATGCTTCCAGGTGGATTTAGTGCAGGAGATGAACCAGATGGATCAGGAAAGTTTATTGCTACTTTTTTTAGAAATCCTAAAATAGCAGAAGCTGTAATGGAACTTTTAAATAAGAGAGACGGACTTATACTTGGAATATGCAATGGCTTTCAGGCACTTATAAAATTGGGACTGTTACCTTTTGGAGAAATAAGGGATATAGATGAGTCATGTCCTACACTTACGTATAATAAAATAGGAAGACATGTATCCTGTATGGTAAATACTAGAATTGTTTCAAATTTGTCTCCATGGTTTAGCAATGTATCTGTAGGGGATGTACATTCAATACCTGTTTCCCATGGAGAAGGAAGGTTTATAGCAAGTGATTCCGTAATTAAAAATTTAAAAGATAAAGGTCAAATAGCTACACAGTATGTAGATTTTCAAGGAAATCCAAGTTATGACATAAAGTTTAATCCAAATGGATCATGTTTTGCTGTAGAAGGTATAACAAGTCCTGATGGAAGAATACTAGGAAAGATGGGACATTCAGAAAGAATTGGAAAAAGTGTTACAAAAAATGTTCCGGGAGTAAAAGACCAAAAGTTATTTGAAGCAGGTGTAAATTACTTTAAATTATAA